From one Pedobacter faecalis genomic stretch:
- the ribD gene encoding bifunctional diaminohydroxyphosphoribosylaminopyrimidine deaminase/5-amino-6-(5-phosphoribosylamino)uracil reductase RibD gives MTKELYMRRCLELAEMGIGNVSPNPMVGCVIVHNDTIIGEGYHARFGEAHAEVNAINDVFRLHGEHAPQLLREATLYVNLEPCAHHGKTPPCADLLVKHQIKEVIIGNKDPFADVNGKGIARLRDAGIAVETGLLEQECSQLNRRFFTRITQHRPYIILKWATTANGYFAPKNTLQEWISGPLAKKLVHKWRTEEDAILIGKRTAMADNPLLTTREWTGKNPVRILIDRQLQVSTSSHLFNDQSKTLILNEVKTKTENNICYIQMEDMQNYLPQKIAFQLYLMDIQSVIIEGGANTLCQFIKAGLWDEARVFTSATSWQEGVRSPQVNGFIAEQLDIHNDRLTIYQNQLNAVPFH, from the coding sequence ATGACAAAAGAGCTATACATGCGTCGCTGCCTTGAGCTGGCAGAAATGGGCATCGGAAACGTAAGCCCAAATCCAATGGTAGGCTGTGTTATTGTGCATAACGATACCATTATCGGCGAAGGGTATCACGCCAGGTTTGGTGAAGCGCACGCGGAAGTCAACGCCATTAATGATGTCTTCAGGCTGCATGGCGAGCACGCGCCGCAACTGCTCCGCGAAGCTACGCTGTATGTCAACCTAGAACCCTGCGCGCATCACGGCAAAACACCACCCTGTGCAGACCTGCTCGTAAAGCACCAGATCAAAGAAGTCATCATAGGCAATAAAGATCCCTTCGCCGATGTCAACGGCAAAGGTATTGCACGCCTGCGCGATGCAGGTATTGCTGTAGAAACCGGCTTGCTCGAGCAGGAATGCAGTCAGCTCAACAGGCGCTTCTTCACCAGGATTACGCAGCACCGGCCCTATATTATTTTGAAATGGGCTACAACGGCCAACGGCTACTTTGCACCAAAAAACACCCTTCAGGAATGGATCAGCGGACCGCTTGCAAAAAAGCTGGTGCATAAGTGGCGTACAGAAGAAGACGCCATACTCATAGGCAAGCGTACTGCCATGGCCGATAATCCTCTGCTTACCACAAGGGAGTGGACAGGTAAAAATCCTGTGCGGATATTAATCGACCGCCAACTGCAGGTTTCAACCTCAAGCCATTTATTCAATGACCAGTCTAAAACGCTCATATTAAATGAGGTAAAGACAAAAACTGAGAATAACATATGTTATATCCAGATGGAAGACATGCAGAACTATCTGCCCCAGAAGATAGCCTTCCAGCTTTACCTGATGGATATACAGTCAGTTATCATAGAAGGCGGGGCAAACACCCTATGTCAGTTCATAAAAGCCGGACTATGGGATGAAGCGCGCGTGTTCACTTCAGCCACATCCTGGCAGGAAGGTGTGCGCTCACCGCAAGTAAACGGATTCATTGCCGAACAGCTGGATATCCATAACGACCGGCTTACCATCTATCAAAACCAACTGAATGCTGTACCTTTTCATTAG
- a CDS encoding DMT family transporter, producing the protein MLKLARRYKINIPQAVTWNYFFAIILAIFFFRPEVRTLSPSNFSLVYLALGILLPSIFWFLAASVRNIGIVKTDIAQRLSLFIPIIAAYVVFQERFSTLKIVGLCVGFLAIFFTLYKKSSEHKSGQRWIYPLMVFIGFGVIDTLFKRVAQVQTIPYTSSLILIFGLAFILSLCAIMYLRLVRKQRLQMVNFVCGCILGFFNFFNILFYLKAHQAMADNPSTVFAAMNMGVIIAGTLVGIFLFKEKLNRLNYLGLTFALCAIILIAIAQKYQI; encoded by the coding sequence ATGTTGAAGCTCGCACGTCGATACAAAATCAATATCCCCCAAGCCGTTACGTGGAACTATTTCTTCGCTATCATCCTGGCCATTTTCTTTTTCCGACCGGAAGTACGGACCCTAAGTCCGTCTAACTTTTCGCTGGTCTACCTGGCTTTAGGAATCCTGCTCCCATCTATATTCTGGTTTTTGGCTGCGTCCGTCCGAAATATAGGCATCGTCAAAACCGACATCGCGCAGCGATTATCCCTGTTCATTCCTATCATAGCGGCCTATGTCGTCTTCCAGGAGCGTTTCAGTACGCTTAAGATTGTCGGGCTCTGCGTTGGCTTCCTTGCTATATTTTTTACACTCTACAAAAAATCGTCCGAACACAAAAGCGGACAAAGGTGGATATATCCGCTGATGGTTTTTATCGGGTTTGGAGTTATAGATACTCTCTTTAAGCGCGTTGCCCAGGTTCAAACCATACCCTACACCAGTTCACTCATCCTCATTTTTGGCCTGGCTTTCATCCTTTCCCTTTGCGCAATTATGTACCTGAGGCTAGTCAGAAAGCAGCGTTTGCAAATGGTCAATTTCGTCTGCGGATGCATCCTTGGCTTCTTCAACTTTTTCAACATCCTGTTTTACCTCAAGGCACATCAGGCCATGGCCGATAATCCCTCCACCGTATTTGCCGCCATGAACATGGGCGTTATCATTGCCGGAACCCTCGTCGGGATCTTCCTCTTCAAAGAGAAACTAAACCGGCTGAATTATCTGGGACTTACCTTCGCGCTCTGCGCCATCATCCTGATCGCCATAGCCCAGAAATACCAGATCTGA
- a CDS encoding IMPACT family protein, whose translation MLFDDTYKTIAQSAEGLFKDKGSKFIAYAYPISSDEQVKTILQQLRAEHPKARHHCWALRLTPDKSVFRLQDDGEPSGTGGRPILNAILSADLTNILIVVVRYFGGTLLGVPGLINAYRTAAADAISAAQVIEKTVNDIYEITFDYLVMNDVMKLIKDQQLNVIFQSFDSTSTMRFEVRKSQVNVVADRLRNIQGLEAKYLYTG comes from the coding sequence ATGTTATTCGACGATACCTACAAAACCATAGCTCAGTCGGCCGAAGGGCTCTTTAAGGACAAAGGCAGTAAATTTATTGCTTATGCCTATCCCATTTCGTCCGACGAGCAGGTGAAGACTATCCTGCAGCAACTTCGTGCTGAACACCCTAAAGCGCGACATCACTGCTGGGCCCTGCGGCTCACGCCGGATAAAAGTGTGTTCCGGTTGCAGGACGACGGAGAACCTTCGGGAACAGGCGGTCGTCCCATCCTGAACGCTATCCTCAGTGCAGATCTCACCAATATACTTATTGTCGTGGTACGCTATTTTGGCGGCACGCTGCTTGGCGTACCCGGACTCATCAACGCCTATCGCACCGCTGCTGCCGATGCTATTTCCGCCGCTCAGGTCATCGAAAAGACGGTCAACGACATCTACGAGATCACCTTCGATTACCTGGTCATGAACGACGTTATGAAGCTCATCAAGGACCAGCAGCTTAACGTCATTTTCCAAAGCTTCGACAGCACCAGCACCATGCGGTTTGAAGTGCGGAAGAGTCAGGTAAACGTTGTGGCCGACCGGCTGCGCAACATACAAGGTCTTGAGGCCAAATACCTGTATACCGGCTAA
- a CDS encoding chloride channel protein → MRETVIRYNYFKLALASIIVGLFACLLADSLKYITEYYQHLIFNRAKSIPYLFVLLPSIGITLIYFLRKYLFKGKQNKGIKEIYQTISNRKNQLPAFKIPSHYFNGFLTVIFGGSTGIEVSTVVSTATIGAMAHKRENIANLYKTELVCAGVAAGVATLFGSPLAGMLFAVEVISRKVTKTVLLSTACASLIAWLFMFLLRGEAMFHFSISEWKPAALPFFILLSLLAACLAVYFTRTVIFIKARFSKISSNFIRVNAGAVLVGLAIFHFPQLYGDSYHAIPGLMKQLQSNNYTSMLPLLLAAIVLLKPLVASLTLGAGGDGGVFAPSIVAGAFLGMLTATVCNHFFGTELVVVNFALVGAAAVLSAAIHAPFTAIALACSMVLGGYMLIIPILLACFLSSYLAKYLCSYNVYTYKEQKAV, encoded by the coding sequence ATGCGAGAAACAGTCATCCGGTACAATTATTTTAAACTTGCCCTGGCATCCATTATTGTCGGTCTTTTTGCCTGCCTCCTTGCCGATTCGCTAAAATATATCACCGAATACTATCAGCATCTTATCTTCAACCGGGCCAAGAGCATCCCCTATCTTTTCGTCTTACTGCCCTCCATCGGCATCACGCTCATATACTTCCTTCGCAAGTACCTTTTTAAGGGTAAGCAGAACAAGGGAATCAAAGAAATATACCAGACCATATCCAACCGTAAAAACCAATTGCCCGCATTCAAAATTCCGTCCCACTATTTCAATGGATTCCTAACGGTCATCTTCGGCGGGTCTACAGGTATAGAGGTTTCCACTGTCGTATCCACTGCCACCATCGGTGCAATGGCCCATAAGCGGGAAAACATTGCCAACTTATACAAAACCGAACTGGTCTGTGCAGGTGTGGCGGCCGGAGTCGCTACCTTATTTGGAAGCCCCCTCGCCGGAATGCTCTTCGCGGTCGAAGTCATCTCCAGGAAAGTCACCAAAACCGTATTATTAAGCACCGCATGCGCTTCGCTCATTGCCTGGCTGTTCATGTTCCTGCTCCGTGGTGAAGCCATGTTTCACTTCAGCATATCCGAATGGAAGCCTGCTGCCCTGCCTTTCTTCATCCTGCTTAGTTTGCTGGCCGCCTGCCTGGCTGTGTATTTCACGCGGACCGTCATCTTTATCAAAGCCCGTTTTTCAAAGATATCGAGCAACTTTATCCGGGTGAACGCAGGCGCGGTACTGGTCGGACTAGCCATCTTTCACTTTCCGCAATTGTATGGCGATAGTTACCATGCCATCCCCGGATTAATGAAGCAGCTTCAAAGCAATAACTATACCTCGATGCTTCCCCTATTGCTGGCTGCTATTGTGCTGCTTAAGCCGCTGGTCGCATCGCTCACCCTTGGTGCTGGGGGCGACGGCGGAGTGTTTGCGCCAAGCATAGTAGCCGGCGCCTTTCTGGGTATGCTCACGGCCACAGTGTGCAACCACTTTTTCGGCACCGAGCTGGTGGTAGTCAACTTCGCCCTTGTAGGTGCCGCTGCTGTACTTAGTGCCGCAATCCATGCACCCTTCACCGCCATAGCTTTGGCCTGCAGTATGGTCCTTGGCGGCTACATGCTGATTATCCCCATCCTGCTAGCCTGCTTCCTATCCAGCTATCTCGCTAAATACCTCTGTAGCTACAACGTCTACACCTATAAAGAACAAAAAGCCGTATAA
- a CDS encoding GH92 family glycosyl hydrolase → MKKILFFGLLLVPGLADAQQALVKYVKPIIGTEKMGHTYPGATVPFGAVQLSPDTDTIPYAVNGKYNGEVYKYCAGYKYEDKTIVGFSHTHFSGTGHSDLGDFLIMPTQGKLQMNPGVASDPRSGFRSAFSHANEVAEAGYYKVKLDDHNILAELTATNRVGMHQYTFPKSDDSHIILDLMSGIYNYEDKTVWTYVRVVNDTLITGYRQTNGWARTRTVYFAMSFSKPFREYGQKNFEPAPVYRGFWRKFDQTKNHPEIAGKRIRMYFDFATDEGEKVKIKFALSPVSQANALENMRAEIPGWDFEQVKAQAQQDWNKELNKIKIGASENDKINFYTAMYHAFVNPTNYSDVNGEYKGLDQNVHKANGFVNYTTFSLWDTYRALHPFFNIMQPSRNNDIVKSMMAHYEQNSLKMLPIWSHYANDNWCMSGYHSVSVLADAIIKGVYDGDAEKALEACIVTANHRNYEGIGDYIDLGYIPAERNVTSVSNTLEYAYDDWCIAQIAKKLGKQSVYNEFMKRSGNWVNNFDPSIGFMRPKLADGSFKKDFDALSTHGQGFIEGNTWNYSFFVPHDPAGLIAKMGGAKRVASRLDSLFTMHLPDEFFADTEDITREGIIGGYVHGNEPAHHVAYLYNWVGQPWKTQERVRMILKMQYKPTPDGLGGNDDCGQMSAWYMFSSLGFYPVAPGSDEYAIGSPAVKNAVLTLENGKTLEIEAVGQSDKNVYVSKVLLNDKPVTDWKLKHADIMNGGKLKFFMTGKVKK, encoded by the coding sequence ATGAAGAAAATTCTATTTTTTGGTTTGCTGCTGGTTCCTGGTCTGGCTGACGCCCAACAGGCTCTGGTTAAATACGTTAAACCTATTATTGGAACGGAAAAGATGGGGCATACATACCCGGGCGCTACGGTCCCGTTCGGCGCGGTACAACTGAGTCCGGATACGGACACTATTCCGTATGCGGTAAACGGTAAGTATAACGGTGAGGTGTATAAGTATTGTGCAGGCTATAAATATGAAGATAAGACGATTGTAGGTTTTAGTCACACGCATTTTAGCGGAACGGGGCACTCTGATCTTGGTGATTTCCTGATTATGCCGACGCAGGGCAAGCTGCAAATGAATCCGGGTGTGGCGTCTGATCCTAGATCGGGCTTCCGTTCGGCTTTTTCTCATGCCAATGAGGTGGCAGAAGCGGGCTATTATAAGGTTAAGCTTGACGATCATAATATTCTGGCGGAGCTGACGGCGACTAATCGCGTGGGTATGCATCAGTATACTTTCCCTAAATCGGATGACTCGCATATTATCCTCGACCTGATGTCGGGTATTTATAATTATGAGGACAAGACGGTTTGGACGTATGTGCGGGTGGTGAATGATACGCTGATTACAGGTTACCGGCAAACGAACGGTTGGGCGCGGACGCGGACGGTTTACTTTGCGATGTCGTTCTCGAAGCCTTTTAGAGAATACGGACAAAAGAATTTTGAGCCGGCACCGGTTTACCGTGGCTTCTGGCGCAAGTTTGATCAGACAAAGAACCACCCTGAGATCGCCGGAAAGCGAATCAGGATGTACTTTGACTTTGCAACGGATGAGGGGGAGAAGGTGAAAATCAAGTTCGCGCTATCGCCCGTGAGCCAGGCCAATGCACTGGAAAACATGCGTGCTGAGATTCCGGGCTGGGATTTTGAGCAGGTAAAGGCTCAGGCGCAGCAGGATTGGAATAAGGAGCTGAACAAGATAAAAATCGGTGCGTCTGAGAATGACAAGATCAACTTTTATACAGCGATGTATCACGCTTTTGTGAACCCTACAAATTATAGTGATGTGAACGGTGAGTATAAGGGTTTGGATCAGAACGTACATAAGGCGAACGGATTTGTAAACTATACAACGTTTTCACTCTGGGATACCTACCGGGCTCTGCATCCCTTTTTCAATATCATGCAGCCTTCACGCAATAATGATATTGTGAAGTCGATGATGGCCCATTATGAGCAAAATTCTTTGAAGATGCTCCCGATCTGGTCGCACTACGCGAACGACAACTGGTGTATGAGCGGTTATCATAGTGTGTCGGTTTTGGCGGATGCGATTATCAAAGGCGTGTACGATGGTGATGCGGAAAAAGCGCTTGAGGCTTGTATTGTAACGGCTAATCACAGGAATTATGAGGGCATAGGTGACTATATTGATCTGGGCTATATCCCTGCAGAGCGTAATGTTACTTCTGTTTCGAATACGCTGGAGTATGCTTATGATGACTGGTGCATTGCGCAGATTGCAAAGAAACTCGGTAAGCAGTCGGTTTATAATGAATTTATGAAGCGCTCTGGCAACTGGGTGAATAATTTTGATCCGTCGATAGGTTTTATGCGGCCTAAACTTGCCGATGGTAGTTTTAAAAAGGATTTTGACGCACTGAGCACGCACGGTCAGGGTTTTATTGAGGGCAATACCTGGAATTACAGCTTCTTTGTACCTCATGATCCGGCTGGATTGATCGCGAAGATGGGTGGTGCGAAGCGAGTAGCTTCCCGGCTGGATTCGTTGTTTACCATGCATCTTCCTGATGAGTTTTTTGCGGACACGGAGGATATTACCCGTGAGGGGATTATAGGGGGCTATGTGCATGGTAATGAGCCGGCGCACCATGTGGCGTACTTGTATAACTGGGTGGGACAGCCATGGAAGACTCAGGAACGGGTACGTATGATCCTGAAGATGCAGTACAAGCCGACGCCTGATGGCTTAGGTGGTAATGACGACTGCGGTCAGATGAGTGCCTGGTATATGTTTTCTTCTCTGGGTTTTTATCCTGTAGCGCCAGGTTCTGATGAATATGCGATTGGCAGTCCGGCCGTAAAAAACGCGGTGCTGACTTTAGAGAACGGTAAGACGCTTGAGATTGAGGCTGTTGGCCAGAGCGACAAGAATGTTTATGTGTCTAAGGTATTGCTGAATGATAAGCCTGTTACGGACTGGAAGCTTAAGCATGCTGACATTATGAATGGGGGCAAGTTGAAGTTTTTTATGACGGGGAAAGTCAAAAAGTAA
- a CDS encoding ATP-binding protein gives MKVSSVIPTPKIIERLQFENPWWISKVIHPAYSSMSRRLYFELFYPYVKETDVRRAVVLMGPRRVGKTVMMFHAISQLIDDGINPQRIFFIGIDNPIYMNLGLEDILLLCRDALKLADLHGCYVFFDEIQYLKDWERHLKVLVDTYPDCKFIVSGSAAAALKWHSSESGAGRFTDFMLPPLTFQEYIHLKGMAHLLNKGTLTYSGKTAPFTVTHDIKVLNKEFVNYLNFGGYPEVVLSEKIQDDMGRYVKNDIVDKVLLRDLPSLYGIKDVQELNRFFSYIAYNTGNEFSFEKLSKESGIVKETIKRYLEYLEAAFLIKVLNKVDINAKRLKRITSFKVYLTNPSLRTALFSPISDSDPEMGNLVETALLSQWMHREKLDLAYGRWKAGRSEGEVDLVLLDDKRFKPLWGVEIKWSNRYFDKPQELSSLVQFCETNQFNAALVTTIDKEGVREIGNIALTFIPAALYAYHIGVVTLQKKAQQSSI, from the coding sequence ATGAAAGTATCATCTGTTATTCCGACACCTAAGATTATAGAAAGGCTCCAATTTGAAAATCCCTGGTGGATATCCAAGGTGATCCATCCCGCTTACAGTTCGATGTCAAGGCGGCTGTACTTCGAGCTTTTTTACCCTTACGTAAAAGAAACGGATGTAAGGCGTGCCGTTGTTCTGATGGGACCTCGTAGGGTCGGAAAAACCGTGATGATGTTTCACGCCATATCACAGCTTATCGATGACGGGATCAATCCCCAGCGAATATTTTTTATAGGAATTGACAACCCGATATACATGAACCTGGGGCTTGAAGATATTCTTTTACTCTGCCGCGACGCGTTGAAATTGGCGGACTTGCACGGATGCTATGTTTTTTTCGATGAGATTCAGTACTTAAAAGACTGGGAACGTCATTTAAAAGTATTGGTCGATACTTACCCCGATTGTAAATTTATTGTATCGGGCTCGGCCGCCGCTGCCTTGAAATGGCACAGTTCAGAAAGCGGAGCTGGCAGGTTTACCGACTTCATGTTGCCACCGCTCACATTTCAGGAATACATCCACCTGAAAGGCATGGCGCACCTGTTAAACAAAGGAACCCTTACATACTCCGGGAAAACCGCTCCTTTCACAGTAACGCACGATATCAAAGTATTGAATAAGGAATTTGTCAACTATCTTAATTTTGGCGGGTACCCGGAAGTTGTCTTGTCCGAAAAGATACAAGACGATATGGGCCGCTATGTTAAGAATGACATTGTAGATAAAGTACTGTTACGCGACTTGCCTAGTCTATACGGAATCAAGGACGTTCAGGAACTGAACAGGTTTTTCAGTTACATTGCTTACAATACCGGAAACGAGTTCTCCTTCGAAAAGCTGTCAAAAGAAAGCGGTATTGTGAAAGAAACGATCAAGCGATACTTAGAATATCTTGAAGCAGCATTTTTGATTAAAGTCCTGAATAAGGTCGACATAAACGCCAAGCGATTAAAGCGGATAACAAGTTTTAAGGTTTACCTCACAAATCCCTCCCTTCGCACAGCGCTGTTCTCTCCAATATCCGACAGTGACCCCGAAATGGGGAACCTTGTCGAGACCGCGCTGCTATCACAATGGATGCACCGGGAGAAACTGGATTTAGCCTATGGGCGTTGGAAGGCAGGAAGATCCGAAGGAGAGGTTGACCTCGTGTTATTGGACGACAAAAGATTTAAGCCACTTTGGGGCGTAGAAATTAAATGGAGCAATCGTTATTTCGATAAACCACAAGAGTTGAGTAGTTTGGTTCAATTTTGCGAAACTAATCAGTTCAATGCAGCATTGGTCACCACAATCGATAAAGAAGGCGTCCGGGAAATCGGAAATATTGCCCTTACTTTCATACCCGCGGCATTATACGCATATCATATCGGAGTAGTTACCCTTCAGAAGAAAGCTCAGCAAAGCTCAATCTGA
- the mnmA gene encoding tRNA 2-thiouridine(34) synthase MnmA has protein sequence MSKRGRILVAMSGGVDSSVASVMLHEQGYEVIGLTMKTWDYATSGSNSKETGCCSLDSINDARALAVNYGFPHYILDIRDEFGDFVIDNFVDEYLAGRTPNPCVLCNTHIKWEALLKRANKLDCEFIATGHYANIRLQDNGRYVISKGKDENKDQSYVLWGVSQENLARTQFPLGSFTKAEIRQMALDMGQEELAKKSESYEICFVPDNDYRAFLRHKVEDLDERVGPGNFVLSNGKVVGQHKGYPFYTIGQRKGLGIALGEPMFVTRILPESNTVMLGRADELERGEAMVRNLNLVKYESIEEPMDNVVTKIRYKDAGTLSTIVQEKDKMRVVFDHNVSAIAPGQSAVFYEGNDLLGGGFLC, from the coding sequence ATGAGTAAAAGAGGAAGAATATTAGTCGCCATGAGTGGCGGCGTCGACAGTTCAGTAGCATCTGTAATGCTGCACGAACAAGGATACGAGGTTATCGGCCTTACCATGAAAACATGGGATTACGCCACCTCAGGCAGCAACAGTAAAGAAACCGGCTGCTGCAGTCTCGATAGCATCAATGATGCCCGCGCACTGGCGGTTAACTATGGCTTCCCTCATTATATACTGGATATACGCGACGAATTTGGCGATTTCGTGATCGACAACTTCGTAGACGAATACCTCGCCGGACGCACCCCTAACCCCTGTGTTTTGTGCAATACCCACATCAAGTGGGAGGCATTGCTGAAGCGTGCCAATAAGCTCGATTGTGAGTTCATCGCAACTGGCCACTATGCAAATATCCGCTTGCAAGACAACGGTCGCTACGTCATTTCCAAAGGAAAAGACGAAAACAAAGATCAATCCTACGTACTCTGGGGTGTTTCCCAGGAAAACCTGGCGCGTACCCAGTTCCCCTTAGGATCCTTTACCAAAGCCGAGATCAGGCAAATGGCATTGGATATGGGACAGGAAGAACTCGCCAAAAAAAGCGAAAGCTACGAAATATGCTTTGTACCAGATAACGACTACCGGGCCTTCCTTCGTCATAAAGTGGAGGACCTCGACGAGCGCGTTGGCCCGGGCAACTTTGTCCTGAGCAACGGCAAAGTGGTAGGTCAGCATAAAGGCTACCCATTCTATACCATTGGTCAGCGAAAAGGCCTGGGTATAGCCCTTGGCGAACCGATGTTCGTTACCCGAATCCTCCCCGAAAGCAATACCGTTATGCTGGGCCGGGCGGATGAGCTTGAGCGTGGAGAAGCCATGGTGCGCAACCTGAACCTGGTAAAATACGAAAGCATTGAGGAACCTATGGACAACGTGGTTACCAAGATCCGCTATAAAGATGCCGGTACACTAAGCACCATCGTACAGGAAAAAGATAAGATGCGCGTGGTCTTCGATCACAACGTTTCTGCCATCGCACCCGGACAATCGGCCGTATTCTACGAAGGCAACGATCTGCTCGGCGGCGGCTTCTTGTGTTAA
- a CDS encoding ATP-binding cassette domain-containing protein — protein sequence MSSGLHVDSVRKQFRGRFVLNDVFLSCQIGETVGLLGRNGSGKSTLLKIISGTLSADYKYISIDNLRVADSFGSRRLMRYLPQDSFLPSHISIESILRCFCSSRNADVLRQSIHVQPFLRRLPGDLSGGEKRIIEILLLLHSDAKYVLLDEPFNGLAPLHVEIVKDIIRSASGKGIVVTDHDYRNVLEISSRVILMQEGNTKKVNRATDLIDFGYLPRHTVVEWEAAT from the coding sequence ATGAGTTCTGGTTTGCATGTTGACAGTGTGAGGAAACAATTCCGCGGGCGCTTTGTGCTGAATGATGTGTTCCTGTCTTGCCAGATTGGTGAGACTGTTGGACTTCTAGGTCGAAACGGCTCGGGAAAGTCGACTTTACTTAAGATTATATCTGGGACGCTATCGGCGGATTATAAATACATTTCTATAGACAACCTCCGGGTTGCTGATTCGTTCGGCTCACGCCGGTTAATGCGTTACCTGCCGCAGGACAGCTTTTTGCCCAGCCACATAAGTATAGAAAGTATATTACGTTGCTTTTGCAGCAGTCGGAACGCCGATGTACTTCGACAAAGCATTCATGTTCAACCTTTTTTGAGACGTTTGCCCGGAGATTTGTCGGGCGGCGAGAAACGCATTATAGAGATTTTGCTGCTCCTGCACTCGGATGCGAAGTACGTGCTTTTAGATGAACCTTTTAATGGTTTGGCTCCCCTGCATGTGGAAATTGTGAAAGATATTATCCGGAGTGCAAGTGGTAAGGGGATTGTGGTTACCGACCATGATTACCGCAACGTACTCGAAATATCATCTAGGGTGATCCTGATGCAGGAAGGAAACACGAAAAAGGTTAACCGGGCTACTGACCTGATCGATTTTGGTTATCTGCCACGACACACTGTTGTAGAGTGGGAGGCAGCTACCTAG
- a CDS encoding OsmC family protein, which translates to MEKKHQYQATVEWTGNLGSGTFNYTSYKRDHLIQAPGRPAIECSSDSAFRGDAKRYNPEELLLSSVSSCHMLWYLHLCAEAGIIVLEYRDEASGLMLENSDGSGAFKEIVLKPKVKVANADMLGKAGELHKKANEFCFIARSLNFPVRHEPEILV; encoded by the coding sequence ATGGAGAAGAAACATCAGTACCAGGCGACAGTGGAATGGACGGGCAATCTAGGCAGCGGAACCTTCAATTATACCTCATACAAGCGAGATCACCTGATTCAGGCACCGGGCCGGCCTGCTATTGAATGTTCTTCCGATTCGGCTTTCAGGGGTGATGCAAAAAGGTACAATCCGGAGGAGCTGTTGCTTTCGTCGGTTTCGTCATGTCACATGCTCTGGTATTTACATCTCTGTGCTGAAGCAGGTATTATTGTGCTGGAATACCGTGACGAAGCCAGTGGGTTAATGCTCGAAAATTCTGACGGTTCAGGTGCTTTCAAAGAGATCGTTTTGAAACCGAAAGTTAAGGTGGCGAACGCAGATATGCTTGGGAAAGCCGGGGAACTTCACAAGAAAGCAAATGAGTTTTGTTTTATTGCCCGCTCGCTGAACTTCCCGGTGCGCCATGAGCCGGAGATTTTGGTTTAA
- a CDS encoding glutathione peroxidase → MTTLLIMLSLLFTPPAKSVHDFSFTSIDGKKISLSKFKGKKIMIVNTASKCGFTPQYEELEKLHKQYGKKLVVIGFPAGNFGGQELATNSEIKEFCSSKFDVSFLMAEKSSVKGDDITPLFKYLTTAENPDFKGDINWNFEKFLIDENGKLIHRYRSKVKPLDQSVVKNI, encoded by the coding sequence ATGACTACATTATTGATTATGCTGAGCCTGCTTTTTACGCCGCCGGCAAAAAGCGTACACGATTTTTCATTTACCAGTATCGATGGCAAAAAGATCAGCCTGTCTAAATTTAAAGGCAAGAAAATCATGATCGTGAACACTGCCTCGAAATGCGGTTTTACGCCGCAGTATGAAGAGCTTGAGAAACTACATAAGCAGTATGGTAAAAAGCTGGTTGTTATTGGTTTTCCTGCGGGAAATTTTGGGGGACAGGAACTGGCTACCAACAGCGAGATCAAGGAGTTTTGCTCGAGCAAGTTTGATGTGTCATTTCTGATGGCCGAAAAAAGCAGCGTGAAAGGCGATGACATCACTCCGCTGTTCAAGTATCTTACCACAGCTGAAAACCCTGATTTCAAAGGCGATATCAACTGGAATTTCGAGAAATTCCTCATCGACGAGAACGGTAAATTAATACACCGATACCGCTCTAAAGTAAAGCCGCTCGACCAGAGTGTTGTGAAAAATATTTAA